In the Corynebacterium suedekumii genome, one interval contains:
- a CDS encoding ABC transporter ATP-binding protein codes for MTSPAITLDEITRSYGSTRIIAPTSVDIIPGQFVSLLGPSGCGKSTILSMVADLDNPSTGEVTVTGRSAVVFQDHALLPWMSARGNIEFGLRSTRPSLSADERREIADRHLAQVGLSHAAEHRPARLSGGMQQRVGIARAFAVDPEILLLDEPFGALDALTRRELQLQLLQLWEVNRRTVVMVTHDVDEAILLSDRILVMSPSPDATVIADITVDLPRPRHEVEVPAELRRELLGLLHS; via the coding sequence ATGACTAGTCCCGCCATCACCCTCGACGAGATCACCCGTTCCTACGGTTCCACCCGGATCATCGCCCCCACCTCCGTGGACATCATTCCGGGGCAGTTCGTCTCCCTGCTCGGCCCCTCCGGCTGCGGCAAGTCGACGATCCTGTCCATGGTCGCCGACCTGGACAACCCCTCCACCGGAGAGGTGACCGTCACCGGCCGTTCCGCGGTGGTCTTCCAGGACCACGCCCTCCTGCCGTGGATGTCCGCGCGCGGCAACATCGAGTTCGGCCTCCGCTCCACCCGGCCCAGCCTGTCGGCCGATGAGCGCCGCGAGATCGCCGACCGGCATCTCGCCCAGGTCGGCCTCTCGCACGCCGCGGAGCACCGTCCGGCACGCCTGTCCGGCGGCATGCAGCAACGCGTCGGCATCGCGCGTGCTTTCGCCGTCGACCCGGAGATCCTGCTTCTCGACGAACCGTTCGGAGCATTGGACGCCCTCACCCGCCGGGAGCTGCAGCTCCAGCTGCTCCAGCTGTGGGAGGTCAACCGCCGCACCGTCGTCATGGTCACCCACGACGTCGACGAGGCTATCCTGCTCTCCGACCGGATCCTCGTGATGTCACCGAGCCCCGACGCCACGGTCATCGCCGACATCACCGTCGACCTGCCCCGACCGCGCCACGAGGTGGAGGTCCCCGCCGAGCTGCGCCGCGAGCTGCTGGGACTGCTGCACAGCTGA
- a CDS encoding ABC transporter permease — translation MSARVRAGALGLLLFVIGVGVWHLAADSLAEIAPTPVGVWNRGVEILSDPFYRDGPASVGIFWHLVTSLRRVLTGFLLAALIAIPLGFLLGRLQILRWAVDPLVQILRPVSPLAWLPIGLALLHDAERTAVFVIVLSALWPILINTIDAVRTIHPTYLRLTSTLGTPLWLKITQVWLPATLPGIITGLRLSLSTSWLVIIAAEMLVGGQGIGFFVWNMWNRLDIDAIVVAIIIIGLTGLVLDHLVAALQRTVRYD, via the coding sequence GTGAGTGCCCGGGTGCGCGCCGGCGCACTGGGTCTGCTCCTGTTCGTCATCGGCGTCGGTGTGTGGCACCTGGCGGCGGATTCCCTCGCGGAGATCGCGCCGACCCCGGTCGGGGTGTGGAACCGCGGCGTCGAGATCCTCTCGGATCCCTTCTACCGGGACGGCCCCGCCAGTGTGGGCATCTTCTGGCACCTGGTGACCTCGCTGCGACGGGTGCTCACCGGCTTCCTGCTGGCCGCGCTCATCGCCATCCCGCTCGGGTTCCTCCTCGGCCGGCTGCAGATCCTGCGTTGGGCGGTCGACCCGCTCGTGCAGATCCTGCGTCCGGTCTCTCCCCTGGCATGGCTGCCCATCGGCCTCGCGCTGCTCCATGACGCCGAGCGCACCGCCGTGTTCGTCATCGTCCTGTCCGCCCTGTGGCCCATCCTCATCAACACCATCGACGCGGTCCGTACCATCCACCCCACCTACCTGCGGCTGACCAGCACCCTGGGCACACCCCTGTGGCTGAAGATCACCCAGGTGTGGCTGCCGGCGACCCTGCCCGGCATCATCACCGGCCTGCGCCTGTCGCTGTCCACCTCCTGGCTGGTCATCATCGCCGCCGAGATGCTCGTCGGTGGTCAGGGCATCGGCTTCTTCGTGTGGAACATGTGGAACCGCCTCGACATCGACGCCATCGTCGTCGCCATCATCATCATCGGCCTCACCGGCCTCGTCCTCGACCACCTCGTCGCCGCCCTCCAGAGAACGGTCCGCTATGACTAG
- a CDS encoding ABC transporter substrate-binding protein: MSLLSRRSFLGAAALGSLGLVAGRTLSADPMPAGAAGDALTIGYVPIACSSPLLQADASGAFARRGLDVRLKKYAGWSELWSSFLTGQLHVTHMLAPMAVTPTSRPTTLAYTLNTNGQALTIASDLHSEISGLPDLRGRVIGIPFEYSIHALLLRDALVNAGVDPVADLELRLLRPADMVAQLEVGGIDGFVGPEPFNQRALISGAGRVLHMTKEWWDRHPCCSVSMGTDWLDAHPAEATLITEALAEASGFLNAPGNHAAAAATLSQEKYLNQPAALIEPVFEGRYRNWNGEEIVDPERIHFGDATDPQATAWMAEQVTRWGLA; encoded by the coding sequence GTGTCCCTGCTCTCCCGCCGGAGTTTCCTCGGCGCCGCGGCCCTCGGGTCCCTGGGCCTGGTCGCCGGGCGTACCCTCTCGGCCGATCCGATGCCCGCGGGTGCCGCCGGTGACGCCCTCACCATCGGTTACGTCCCCATCGCCTGCTCCTCTCCCCTGCTGCAGGCCGACGCCTCCGGCGCCTTCGCCCGCCGTGGCCTCGATGTACGGCTGAAGAAGTACGCCGGCTGGTCCGAGCTGTGGTCCTCCTTCCTCACCGGCCAGCTCCACGTCACCCACATGCTCGCCCCGATGGCGGTGACCCCGACGTCGCGCCCGACCACGCTGGCCTACACCCTCAACACCAACGGTCAGGCCCTGACCATCGCCTCCGACCTCCACTCCGAGATCAGCGGCCTGCCGGATCTCCGGGGCCGCGTCATCGGCATCCCCTTCGAGTACTCCATCCACGCCCTGTTGCTTCGCGACGCCCTGGTCAACGCCGGCGTCGACCCCGTCGCCGACCTGGAGCTGCGCCTGCTGCGCCCGGCGGACATGGTCGCCCAGCTGGAGGTCGGCGGCATCGACGGCTTCGTCGGCCCGGAGCCCTTCAACCAGCGCGCCCTGATCTCCGGGGCGGGCCGCGTCCTGCACATGACCAAGGAGTGGTGGGACCGCCACCCCTGCTGTTCCGTGTCCATGGGCACCGACTGGCTCGACGCCCACCCCGCCGAGGCCACGCTCATCACCGAGGCACTCGCCGAGGCCAGCGGGTTCCTCAACGCCCCCGGCAACCACGCTGCGGCGGCGGCGACGCTGTCGCAGGAGAAGTACCTCAACCAGCCGGCCGCCCTCATCGAGCCGGTCTTCGAGGGCCGCTACCGGAACTGGAACGGCGAGGAGATCGTCGACCCGGAGCGCATCCACTTCGGCGACGCCACCGACCCGCAGGCCACCGCCTGGATGGCCGAGCAGGTCACCCGTTGGGGGCTGGCGTGA
- a CDS encoding GmrSD restriction endonuclease domain-containing protein, which produces MGFTTPSYDLPDLIARIDRGDLQLPDFQRAYAWDVDRIRALLVTVLRGYPVGSFLALDTRDAPVRFRPRPITGAPDTGAAPGLLLLDGQQRLTTLYHCLVGDGSVDTVDFRSKRIRRTFYVDVARAVEAQVMPDEAVFAVDEEGMVKSHFGPEIPGGITDRDAAVAAGCVPVSSLLWESGTDLLFDLAAERAAMRENVKRFYDRVSKPLTAYDIPMIRLNRETAQTGVGSIFAQANSAGLQMDVFELLTAVFATQDPDFRLSDDWDETKAYLRRYPALDDIDRTDFLTAVSLLVTARRGHAAGQREDILNLTLEEYLTARHQLRVTFREAAEFLSQRCMFTPAQVPYTAQLIPLAVIFAVLADHPRSLASTVAWDKLNQWFWSGIFGELYGSAAVIHRSARDVDEVTAWIAGTTDTVPKTVRDASFSESRLFSVRENSGVYKGIYALLMGRGARDWRTAQPFDRWTFQDLSPGFHRVFPLEWCAEQGVDTVLANSVLNRTPMGKRTEVVIDGYSPARYLSRVQSKSLMEDSEFDTVLSSHELNPDLLFQGDMRAFLRDRRARFLGMIEHAMGAPVIRDVDDADYSGGDEGPNAFAG; this is translated from the coding sequence ATGGGTTTCACCACGCCGAGCTACGACCTCCCCGACCTCATCGCACGCATTGACCGGGGCGATCTCCAACTGCCCGACTTCCAGCGCGCCTACGCCTGGGACGTCGACCGCATCCGTGCTCTGCTGGTCACCGTCCTCCGCGGCTACCCTGTGGGATCCTTCCTCGCCCTGGACACCCGCGACGCCCCCGTCCGCTTCCGGCCCCGCCCGATCACCGGCGCTCCGGACACCGGGGCCGCCCCCGGCCTGCTCCTGCTCGACGGTCAGCAGCGACTGACCACCCTGTACCACTGCCTCGTCGGCGACGGCAGCGTGGACACCGTGGACTTCCGCTCCAAGCGCATCCGCCGCACCTTCTACGTCGACGTCGCCCGCGCGGTCGAGGCCCAGGTCATGCCCGACGAGGCCGTCTTCGCCGTCGATGAGGAGGGGATGGTCAAGTCCCACTTCGGCCCCGAGATTCCCGGCGGCATCACCGACCGCGATGCCGCGGTCGCCGCCGGGTGCGTGCCCGTGTCGTCCCTGCTGTGGGAGTCCGGCACCGACCTGCTCTTCGACCTGGCGGCCGAACGTGCCGCGATGCGGGAGAACGTCAAACGCTTCTATGACCGGGTGTCCAAGCCGCTGACCGCCTATGACATCCCGATGATCCGCCTCAACCGCGAGACCGCCCAGACCGGTGTGGGCTCCATCTTCGCCCAGGCGAACTCGGCGGGCCTGCAGATGGACGTCTTCGAGCTGCTCACCGCCGTCTTCGCCACCCAGGACCCCGACTTCCGGCTCTCCGACGACTGGGACGAGACGAAGGCGTACCTGCGCCGCTACCCGGCACTCGACGACATCGACCGCACCGACTTCCTCACCGCCGTCTCCCTGCTGGTCACCGCCCGTCGGGGGCACGCCGCCGGCCAACGCGAGGACATCCTCAACCTCACCCTGGAGGAGTACCTCACCGCCCGGCACCAGCTGCGCGTGACCTTCCGGGAGGCCGCCGAGTTCCTCTCCCAGCGCTGCATGTTCACCCCGGCGCAGGTGCCCTACACCGCCCAGCTGATCCCCCTGGCGGTCATCTTCGCGGTCCTGGCGGACCATCCCCGCTCCCTGGCGTCCACGGTGGCGTGGGACAAGCTCAACCAGTGGTTCTGGAGCGGCATCTTCGGCGAACTCTACGGCTCGGCGGCCGTCATCCACCGCTCGGCCCGCGACGTCGACGAGGTCACCGCCTGGATCGCCGGCACCACGGACACCGTGCCCAAGACCGTCCGGGACGCCAGCTTCTCCGAGTCCCGCCTGTTCTCCGTGCGGGAGAACTCCGGGGTGTACAAGGGCATCTACGCCCTGCTCATGGGTCGGGGAGCCCGGGACTGGCGTACCGCCCAGCCCTTCGACCGCTGGACCTTCCAGGACCTCAGCCCCGGATTCCACCGGGTGTTCCCCCTGGAATGGTGCGCCGAGCAGGGCGTGGACACGGTCCTGGCGAACAGCGTCCTCAACCGCACGCCCATGGGCAAGCGCACCGAAGTGGTCATCGACGGCTACTCACCGGCCCGCTACCTCAGTCGTGTCCAGTCGAAGTCACTCATGGAGGACTCCGAGTTCGACACCGTCCTCAGCTCCCATGAACTCAACCCGGACCTGCTCTTCCAGGGTGACATGCGGGCGTTCCTCCGCGACCGCCGCGCCCGCTTCCTCGGCATGATCGAGCACGCCATGGGCGCCCCGGTCATCCGGGACGTCGATGACGCGGACTACTCCGGCGGTGACGAGGGGCCGAACGCCTTCGCCGGGTGA
- the serA gene encoding phosphoglycerate dehydrogenase — protein sequence MQEITPVSKPVVLIADKLAPSTVEALGDAVEVRWVDGPNTPELLAAVPEADALLVRSATTVTREVLDAAPNLKIVGRAGVGLDNVDIDAATERGVMVVNAPTSNIHSACEHAIALLMATVRQIPAADSTLRDGEWKRSAFKGVELFGKTIGVVGFGHIGQLFAQRLAAFETEIIAYDPYANPARAAQLGVELVDLEELVSRADIITIHLPKTKETAGMFNAELLAKSKKGQIIINAARGGLVDEQALADAIRSGHIWGAGFDVYATEPCTDSPLFGLPEVVVTPHLGASTAEAQDRAGTDVAASVLKALAGEFVPDAVNVSGGRVGEEVALWLELTRKLGLLAGRLLDSAPVALEVEVRGELSTEDDLSVLGLSAVRGLFSGITDEPVTFVNAPSIAETRGLDYKVDTATESTAHRSAVEVKAIAADGSTASVVGALTGLDRVEKFVRIDDRGLDMRAEGRNLFLQYTDAPGALGKVGSLLGDAGINIESAALTQAAKGDGATLILRVDAEVPEELEEAIAEALGATAIQLNLD from the coding sequence ATGCAGGAGATAACACCCGTGAGCAAGCCCGTCGTCCTCATTGCCGACAAACTGGCACCTTCCACCGTAGAAGCGCTCGGAGACGCCGTGGAGGTGCGCTGGGTCGACGGCCCGAACACCCCGGAGCTCCTCGCCGCGGTTCCCGAGGCAGATGCCCTGCTGGTCCGTTCCGCCACGACCGTGACCCGTGAGGTCCTGGACGCCGCACCGAACCTGAAGATCGTCGGCCGCGCCGGCGTCGGCCTGGACAACGTCGACATCGACGCCGCCACCGAGCGTGGTGTCATGGTGGTCAACGCCCCGACCTCCAACATCCACTCCGCCTGCGAGCACGCCATCGCCCTGCTCATGGCCACTGTCCGGCAGATCCCGGCCGCCGACTCCACCCTCCGGGACGGCGAGTGGAAGCGCTCCGCCTTCAAGGGTGTCGAGCTGTTCGGCAAGACCATCGGTGTCGTCGGCTTCGGCCACATCGGCCAGCTGTTCGCCCAGCGTCTGGCCGCCTTCGAGACGGAGATCATCGCGTACGACCCCTACGCCAACCCGGCCCGCGCCGCCCAGCTCGGCGTCGAGCTCGTCGACCTGGAGGAGTTGGTCTCCCGCGCCGACATCATCACCATCCACCTGCCCAAGACGAAGGAGACGGCCGGCATGTTCAACGCCGAGCTGCTCGCCAAGTCGAAGAAGGGCCAGATCATCATCAACGCGGCCCGCGGTGGCCTCGTCGACGAGCAGGCCCTGGCCGACGCCATCAGGTCCGGTCACATCTGGGGTGCTGGTTTCGACGTCTACGCCACCGAGCCCTGCACCGACTCCCCGCTGTTCGGCCTTCCCGAGGTCGTGGTGACCCCGCACCTGGGTGCGTCCACCGCCGAGGCCCAGGACCGTGCCGGCACCGACGTCGCCGCCTCCGTGCTCAAGGCCCTGGCCGGCGAGTTCGTCCCGGACGCCGTCAACGTCTCCGGTGGCCGCGTCGGCGAGGAGGTCGCCCTGTGGCTGGAGCTGACCCGCAAGCTCGGCCTGCTGGCCGGTCGCCTGCTCGACTCCGCCCCGGTTGCCCTCGAGGTCGAGGTCCGCGGCGAGCTATCCACCGAGGATGACCTGTCCGTGCTCGGGCTGTCCGCCGTCCGTGGCCTGTTCTCCGGCATCACCGACGAGCCGGTCACCTTCGTCAACGCCCCGTCCATCGCCGAGACCCGTGGCCTGGACTACAAGGTGGACACCGCCACCGAGTCCACCGCCCACCGCTCCGCCGTCGAGGTCAAGGCCATCGCCGCGGACGGCTCCACCGCCAGCGTGGTCGGCGCCCTCACCGGCCTGGACCGCGTGGAGAAGTTCGTGCGTATCGACGACCGCGGCCTGGACATGCGCGCCGAGGGCCGCAACCTCTTCCTGCAGTACACCGACGCCCCGGGTGCCCTGGGCAAGGTCGGCTCCCTGCTCGGCGACGCCGGCATCAACATCGAGTCCGCTGCGCTGACCCAGGCCGCCAAGGGCGACGGCGCCACCCTCATCCTGCGCGTCGACGCTGAGGTGCCGGAGGAGCTCGAGGAGGCCATCGCGGAGGCCCTGGGTGCCACCGCGATCCAGCTCAACCTGGACTAG
- a CDS encoding OsmC family protein — MSDLTPNHQPGEPLEPIDGEKLAALAEKNINNPEGGRKTIRTHTEADGLFRNYTQIRNLEPVLVSEPPQLLGDDSAPNPTEVAQSALAACISVGIQAIATHRGVTLTKIAIDIESDIDISPTWGVGDLNDDKRPGVSDVRVKIDLEGDADRETLDQIQKDAIQWSPVVNTYTRPANLTSELV, encoded by the coding sequence ATGTCTGACCTCACCCCGAACCACCAGCCCGGCGAGCCGCTGGAGCCCATCGACGGCGAGAAGCTCGCCGCTCTGGCGGAGAAGAACATCAACAACCCGGAGGGCGGCCGCAAGACCATCCGCACCCACACCGAGGCGGACGGCCTGTTCCGCAATTACACCCAGATCCGGAACCTTGAGCCGGTCCTGGTCTCCGAGCCGCCGCAGCTGCTCGGCGACGACTCCGCACCGAACCCGACCGAGGTCGCCCAGTCCGCCCTCGCGGCCTGCATCTCCGTGGGTATCCAGGCGATCGCCACTCACCGGGGTGTGACCCTGACCAAGATCGCCATCGACATCGAGTCGGACATCGACATCTCCCCGACCTGGGGTGTGGGTGACCTCAACGACGACAAGCGCCCGGGTGTCTCCGACGTCCGGGTGAAGATCGACCTCGAGGGTGACGCCGACCGCGAGACCCTCGACCAGATCCAGAAGGACGCCATCCAATGGTCCCCGGTGGTCAACACCTACACCCGTCCGGCCAACCTCACCTCCGAGCTGGTCTAG
- a CDS encoding acyl-CoA dehydrogenase family protein: protein MSAPTTPTLESLTGGRLILDEPVLATIAERAKAVDKNEIPARYGIELLGEQDLITRDSLLDTARQIREIARIDLSVAFGLWAHTMVISYLETAGTAYADQLLPTLRSGRRPGVTGMAPAFKEAAGAGSIDLTAREVDGGVVIDGKLAWASNLADDAVIVTAARTGAGERLLVVIDGDAEGVTLGTPFALLGLNATSSASITLDGVTVPDAQILSRDLDGFIAAVRPGFVIMQTSECLGVAEAAIEAAGQRLKGLNEVLADDVAAVRERIAELIATQEDLARRIDAGEQVTKVSLLELRLGAAEAAVDAAGLEVRVAGGAGYAQSSPASRRFREAAFIPVQSPSETQLKWELQQARKQEG from the coding sequence ATGAGTGCCCCGACCACCCCGACCCTGGAATCCCTGACCGGGGGCCGTCTCATCCTCGATGAGCCGGTCCTGGCGACCATCGCCGAGCGTGCCAAGGCGGTGGACAAGAACGAGATCCCCGCGCGCTACGGCATCGAGCTGCTCGGCGAGCAGGATCTGATCACTCGCGACAGCCTCCTGGACACCGCACGCCAGATCCGGGAGATCGCCCGCATCGACCTCTCGGTCGCCTTCGGCCTGTGGGCGCACACCATGGTCATCAGCTACCTGGAGACGGCCGGTACCGCGTACGCCGACCAGCTGCTGCCGACCCTGCGCTCGGGTCGGCGCCCCGGCGTCACCGGCATGGCCCCCGCCTTCAAGGAGGCCGCCGGCGCCGGGTCCATCGACCTTACCGCGCGTGAGGTCGACGGCGGGGTGGTCATCGACGGCAAGCTGGCGTGGGCCTCCAACCTGGCTGATGACGCCGTCATCGTCACCGCCGCCCGTACCGGGGCGGGGGAGCGGCTGCTGGTGGTCATCGACGGCGACGCCGAGGGCGTCACCTTGGGCACTCCCTTCGCGCTGCTCGGCCTCAACGCCACTTCCTCGGCCTCCATCACCCTTGACGGGGTCACGGTGCCGGACGCGCAGATCCTCTCCCGTGACTTAGACGGCTTCATCGCCGCGGTCCGCCCCGGGTTCGTCATCATGCAGACCTCCGAGTGCCTCGGCGTGGCCGAGGCCGCCATCGAGGCCGCCGGCCAGCGCCTGAAGGGCCTCAACGAGGTCCTCGCCGACGACGTCGCCGCGGTCCGCGAGCGGATCGCCGAGCTGATCGCCACCCAGGAGGATCTCGCCCGGCGTATCGACGCCGGCGAGCAGGTGACCAAGGTGTCGCTGCTGGAGCTGCGGCTCGGAGCGGCCGAGGCCGCTGTGGATGCCGCGGGCCTGGAGGTGCGGGTCGCCGGCGGTGCCGGCTACGCGCAGAGCTCCCCGGCGTCCCGCCGTTTCCGCGAGGCCGCCTTCATTCCCGTGCAGTCACCGTCAGAGACCCAGCTCAAATGGGAGCTGCAGCAGGCACGCAAGCAGGAGGGCTGA
- a CDS encoding flavin reductase family protein, with product MTPAGVTVSGDRLRAVVGTFPSGVTIVTTVAETGEDVGLTVSAFSSLSLDPAMVVLSVDNTSQSLPYLTVGGPIGVSVLSEGQGGVAYQFSRRGIDRFEGVGIHRRTHGVATIDGAAAWFAGTIAGAFPGGDHTILTVLVEDCGTLEEARPLLYQRGQVHDWVI from the coding sequence ATGACCCCGGCTGGCGTGACCGTCAGCGGTGACCGACTCCGGGCGGTCGTGGGGACGTTCCCGTCCGGGGTCACCATCGTCACCACCGTCGCCGAGACGGGGGAGGACGTCGGGTTGACCGTCAGCGCCTTCTCCTCGCTGTCGCTGGATCCGGCGATGGTGGTCCTCAGCGTGGACAACACCTCGCAGTCCCTGCCGTACCTCACCGTCGGCGGCCCGATCGGGGTGTCCGTCCTCTCCGAGGGACAGGGCGGGGTGGCCTACCAGTTCTCCCGCCGCGGCATCGACCGTTTCGAGGGAGTGGGGATCCACCGGCGGACCCACGGCGTGGCCACCATTGACGGCGCCGCGGCCTGGTTCGCCGGCACGATCGCCGGGGCTTTTCCCGGCGGGGACCACACGATCCTCACCGTCCTCGTCGAGGACTGCGGCACGCTAGAGGAGGCCCGCCCGCTGCTGTATCAGCGCGGACAGGTCCACGACTGGGTGATCTGA
- a CDS encoding Gfo/Idh/MocA family protein: MNSPASDTPSSNPVRFAVVGVGQITQQAFLPALRSLPDARLVAAVTGSDEKEAAFDDDVRIYDYDDFDQLLASGEVDAIYVATPVFRHREFAEPALEAGIHVLLEKPMATSEEDCAAMIAASQRSGATLMVAYRMHQDAYMVDLVELVRRGAVGQPRTFTSVFTHDIEEANHRGHSGFWGGPVPDFGAYPLNLVRHLFGAEPVSVHATGVVSDDRGFNFHDSVAVTLRFPGDRVAQYTLSYAAADLDWFGLVGSAGTVTSDSCYSFAPTPPRNYTLTTDEGSRYHEAESVDQFAGETRYFLDCIRDGASPEPDGEEGLADVRVFAAIEESLRLGREVTLPPRVFGPGLSRDQVRAIPPRPEGEVPEDDDLVDQVPQDR, from the coding sequence ATGAATTCTCCCGCATCTGACACCCCGTCCAGCAACCCCGTCCGCTTCGCCGTGGTCGGCGTCGGCCAGATCACCCAGCAGGCGTTTCTCCCCGCCCTGCGCAGCCTGCCCGACGCCCGGCTCGTGGCTGCGGTCACCGGCTCCGACGAGAAGGAGGCGGCTTTCGACGACGACGTCCGCATCTACGACTACGACGACTTCGACCAGCTCCTCGCCAGCGGCGAAGTCGACGCGATCTATGTCGCCACCCCGGTCTTCCGTCACCGGGAATTCGCGGAACCGGCCCTCGAGGCCGGCATCCACGTCCTACTGGAGAAGCCCATGGCGACCTCGGAGGAGGACTGCGCGGCGATGATCGCGGCGTCGCAACGCAGTGGCGCCACCCTCATGGTGGCCTACCGGATGCACCAGGACGCCTACATGGTCGACCTGGTGGAGCTGGTCCGGCGCGGTGCCGTGGGGCAGCCGCGGACCTTCACCTCGGTGTTCACCCACGACATCGAGGAGGCCAACCACCGGGGCCACAGCGGATTCTGGGGCGGGCCGGTCCCCGACTTCGGCGCGTACCCGCTCAACCTGGTCCGGCATCTGTTCGGCGCGGAGCCGGTGTCGGTGCACGCGACCGGCGTCGTCAGCGATGACCGCGGTTTCAACTTCCACGACTCCGTCGCCGTCACGCTGCGCTTCCCCGGGGACCGGGTGGCCCAGTACACCCTCAGCTACGCCGCCGCGGACCTGGACTGGTTCGGCCTGGTCGGCTCGGCCGGCACCGTGACCTCGGACTCCTGCTACAGCTTCGCCCCCACCCCGCCGCGCAACTACACCCTGACCACCGATGAGGGAAGCCGCTACCACGAAGCGGAGTCGGTGGACCAGTTCGCGGGCGAGACCCGCTACTTCCTCGACTGCATCCGGGACGGGGCCTCGCCCGAGCCGGACGGCGAGGAGGGTCTGGCCGATGTCCGCGTCTTCGCCGCCATCGAGGAGTCCCTCCGGCTGGGCCGGGAGGTCACCCTCCCACCCCGCGTCTTCGGTCCGGGACTGAGCCGCGACCAGGTCCGGGCGATTCCCCCGCGGCCTGAAGGTGAGGTGCCGGAGGACGACGACCTGGTCGACCAGGTCCCCCAGGACCGCTGA
- a CDS encoding 3-isopropylmalate dehydrogenase: protein MKLAVIGGDGIGPEVTDEALKVLRAVRDDIETTDYDLGARRYLRNGELLTDDDLASLREHDAILLGAIGAPGSVPPGVLERGLLLTMRFALDHHVNLRPSKLYDGVESPLKNPGEIDFVVVREGTEGAYTGNGGAIRVGTPQEVANETSVNTRYGAERVVRYAFELAMTRRKHLTLVHKTNVLVHGGGMWQRAVDEVATEYPEVTVEYSHIDAATIYLITDPSRFDVIVTDNLFGDILTDEAGAVSGGIGLAASGNIDATGTNPSMFEPVHGSAPDIEGQGIADPTAAILSAAMLLRHLGDEDNAARIEQAVADDVAKRSGEIRTTDVGDRIVAALQ from the coding sequence ATGAAACTGGCAGTGATTGGCGGAGACGGCATCGGCCCGGAGGTCACCGACGAGGCCCTCAAGGTCCTGCGCGCCGTGCGCGATGACATCGAGACCACCGACTACGACCTGGGTGCCCGCCGCTACCTCCGCAACGGCGAACTGCTCACCGACGACGACCTCGCCTCCCTGCGCGAGCACGACGCCATCCTCCTCGGCGCCATCGGCGCCCCGGGTTCCGTCCCGCCGGGTGTGCTCGAGCGCGGCCTGCTGCTGACGATGCGTTTCGCCCTCGACCACCATGTCAACCTGCGTCCCTCCAAGCTCTATGACGGTGTGGAGTCCCCGCTGAAGAACCCCGGCGAGATCGACTTCGTCGTCGTCCGTGAGGGCACCGAGGGTGCCTACACCGGCAACGGCGGCGCCATCCGCGTGGGCACCCCGCAGGAGGTGGCCAACGAGACCTCCGTCAACACCCGTTACGGTGCCGAGCGTGTCGTCCGCTATGCTTTCGAGCTGGCCATGACCCGCCGCAAGCACCTCACTCTCGTGCACAAGACCAACGTGCTCGTCCACGGCGGCGGCATGTGGCAGCGCGCGGTCGACGAGGTCGCCACCGAGTACCCGGAGGTCACCGTCGAGTACTCGCACATCGACGCCGCCACCATCTACCTCATCACCGACCCCTCGCGTTTTGACGTCATCGTCACCGACAACCTCTTCGGCGACATCCTCACCGACGAGGCCGGTGCCGTGTCCGGCGGTATCGGCCTGGCCGCCTCCGGCAACATCGACGCCACCGGCACCAACCCGTCCATGTTCGAGCCCGTCCACGGTTCCGCCCCGGACATCGAGGGCCAGGGGATCGCCGACCCCACCGCCGCCATCCTCTCCGCCGCCATGCTGCTGCGTCACCTCGGGGACGAGGACAACGCCGCGCGGATCGAGCAGGCGGTCGCCGACGACGTCGCAAAGCGCAGCGGTGAGATCCGCACCACCGACGTGGGTGACCGGATCGTCGCGGCGCTGCAGTAA